The following proteins are encoded in a genomic region of Pseudocalidococcus azoricus BACA0444:
- a CDS encoding mediator of RNA polymerase II transcription subunit 4, with translation MSDVMTASEAKQIMDLLQSIDKKLDVHIVKTEEQFKTVRAEIAIVKAEIKALDDKVDSLRSELRDDVNELRTQQRSTDGRLWAFIVGLVTLVGSGVIKVLWFDRA, from the coding sequence ATGAGTGATGTGATGACTGCCAGTGAAGCCAAGCAGATCATGGACTTGCTGCAATCCATTGATAAGAAGCTGGATGTTCACATTGTTAAAACGGAGGAGCAATTTAAGACGGTCAGGGCTGAAATTGCCATCGTCAAGGCTGAGATAAAAGCTCTTGATGACAAGGTTGATAGCCTACGCTCTGAACTTCGGGATGACGTTAACGAGCTTCGTACTCAGCAACGCTCTACTGATGGGCGGCTATGGGCTTTCATTGTGGGACTGGTGACGCTAGTAGGTAGTGGAGTGATTAAAGTCCTATGGTTTGACCGTGCCTAA
- a CDS encoding tyrosine-type recombinase/integrase — MATHKLTDLLCRTAKPTDKTQKLADGYGLYLEVTPKGSKLWRFRYRYERKFKLISLGIYPFVTLSEARAALADCKRLLDRGIDPSKERQATKAAKVASESSRFEVVAKEWFSKFQSQWAESSAKENLRRLEHDIYPYLGGLGKVAFIVHSPSVLGAI; from the coding sequence ATGGCTACCCACAAACTGACTGACTTGCTTTGTAGAACAGCAAAGCCAACCGATAAGACTCAAAAGTTAGCAGATGGCTATGGGCTTTACTTAGAAGTCACTCCCAAGGGAAGTAAGTTATGGCGGTTCAGGTATCGCTACGAGCGTAAATTTAAGCTGATCAGTTTGGGCATTTACCCCTTTGTCACCTTATCCGAGGCGCGGGCGGCACTAGCAGACTGTAAACGGCTTTTGGATCGGGGCATTGACCCCTCTAAGGAGCGACAAGCTACTAAAGCAGCTAAGGTTGCCAGTGAATCCAGTCGCTTTGAGGTTGTCGCTAAGGAGTGGTTCAGTAAGTTTCAATCTCAGTGGGCAGAGAGTAGTGCCAAGGAAAATTTACGGCGTTTAGAGCATGATATTTATCCGTATCTGGGCGGATTAGGCAAGGTTGCGTTCATTGTTCATTCTCCAAGTGTTCTAGGGGCAATTTAG
- a CDS encoding DUF4079 domain-containing protein, which yields MNLDPTLKTLLTFAHPVLMWVLLGLTLYAMYLGIQIRRTRTADKDAKKELIQAKYNLRHHQISSILLAFMVLGTIGGMGVTYLNNGKLFVGPHLLVGLGMTGVIAISASLTPFLQKGNDIARYSHIFLNIVLTALFGWQAVTGMQIVQKILTAA from the coding sequence ATGAACCTTGATCCAACTCTGAAAACGCTCCTTACCTTTGCTCACCCTGTTTTGATGTGGGTTTTGTTGGGGTTAACCCTCTATGCCATGTACTTGGGAATTCAAATTCGGCGGACAAGGACAGCAGACAAGGATGCTAAAAAAGAACTGATCCAGGCCAAATATAATCTTCGACATCACCAAATTAGCTCGATCCTGCTGGCATTTATGGTTTTAGGTACCATTGGCGGCATGGGCGTGACTTACCTCAATAATGGCAAACTGTTTGTCGGCCCCCATTTACTCGTTGGCCTGGGTATGACGGGGGTGATTGCTATTTCGGCTAGTTTGACACCATTTTTGCAAAAGGGAAACGATATTGCTCGCTACAGTCATATTTTTTTGAACATTGTTTTAACGGCTCTCTTTGGTTGGCAAGCGGTGACAGGAATGCAAATTGTCCAAAAAATCCTCACAGCCGCTTAG
- the coaE gene encoding dephospho-CoA kinase (Dephospho-CoA kinase (CoaE) performs the final step in coenzyme A biosynthesis.): MSESARGKGFNKTVLGITGGIATGKSTVAHYLAQAHAVPILDADDLARKAVAPGSEILQRIQVHFGPGVLDQHGALRRETLGNLVFNNPQERQWLESQIHPFVRQQLIIQAQALLGTHDQVVMVIPLLFEAAMRDLVDLVWVVALAPELQLSRLMARNHLTLDQAIARVQSQMPLSEKIKQADWVFDNQGTLADLYQQIDQAWGHVGAFMTKVNNQ, encoded by the coding sequence ATGTCAGAGTCCGCAAGGGGTAAGGGTTTTAACAAAACTGTACTGGGAATTACCGGCGGCATTGCCACAGGTAAATCAACCGTTGCCCACTATTTAGCCCAGGCCCATGCTGTCCCAATTCTGGATGCTGATGACTTGGCCCGGAAGGCAGTCGCCCCTGGAAGTGAGATTTTGCAAAGGATTCAGGTGCATTTTGGCCCTGGAGTCCTAGATCAGCATGGGGCATTACGGCGGGAAACCCTAGGAAATCTTGTTTTTAACAATCCGCAAGAACGGCAATGGCTAGAGTCCCAAATTCATCCGTTTGTCCGTCAGCAACTGATCATCCAGGCCCAGGCCTTGTTAGGAACTCATGACCAAGTTGTGATGGTGATTCCCCTATTATTTGAGGCAGCAATGAGGGATCTGGTGGATCTGGTTTGGGTTGTAGCCCTCGCCCCAGAGTTACAGTTAAGTCGCCTCATGGCACGGAATCATCTCACACTTGACCAGGCCATAGCCCGAGTCCAAAGCCAAATGCCACTGTCAGAAAAAATCAAGCAAGCTGATTGGGTTTTCGACAATCAGGGGACACTAGCAGACCTATACCAACAAATTGACCAGGCCTGGGGCCATGTTGGAGCTTTTATGACTAAGGTCAATAATCAATAA
- a CDS encoding DUF2325 domain-containing protein: MTLPDINDVEASVQDLLSLAKIEMEERRLQQEREEQIERATKEIRERLQPLLEQVESSLKVFTEQGFTDSINYKKLQEKAAELREKIADAPTLAVLNVEQQIILNEERLLNERTSEQLNAWRRQLKEDLLEMIEEQDDFFTATDAAIAIRGYVADLKAINALDEIVMALMDRINSLSKEGAVAKMRGSYENSLNFIYHKALDNRSKIERPYEIQPKVRHRPSDKRPNPYSDLAGKVVVFGGHDRLETAVRNRLRDSGVTLVWCTAQAGPQLMEQAESHVSSADLVIVVTGYASHKLTEKAMKSAEKCGKTVEMINTTGMIRCLEAIEVGLKTRLLAQRFAS; this comes from the coding sequence ATGACCCTACCCGATATTAATGATGTGGAAGCATCCGTCCAGGATTTGTTATCCCTGGCCAAAATTGAAATGGAAGAACGCCGCCTCCAGCAGGAACGGGAAGAACAGATTGAGCGAGCCACAAAGGAAATTCGTGAACGCCTCCAGCCGCTCCTAGAACAGGTAGAATCATCCCTGAAAGTCTTTACAGAACAGGGATTTACCGACAGCATCAATTACAAAAAACTCCAGGAAAAAGCAGCAGAACTCCGGGAGAAAATTGCCGATGCCCCTACCCTGGCAGTGCTTAATGTCGAGCAACAAATTATTCTCAATGAAGAAAGACTCCTCAACGAGCGCACCAGTGAACAACTCAATGCTTGGCGGCGACAACTCAAAGAGGACTTACTGGAGATGATTGAGGAGCAGGATGACTTTTTTACCGCCACAGATGCGGCCATTGCGATTCGGGGCTACGTGGCAGACTTGAAAGCGATTAACGCCCTGGACGAGATCGTCATGGCCCTGATGGATCGGATTAACTCCCTCAGTAAAGAAGGGGCAGTAGCAAAAATGCGCGGTTCCTATGAAAATAGCTTGAACTTTATCTATCACAAAGCCTTAGACAATCGCTCTAAGATTGAACGGCCCTACGAAATTCAGCCTAAAGTCCGGCATCGTCCCTCGGATAAGCGCCCCAATCCCTATAGTGATCTGGCCGGAAAAGTGGTGGTCTTTGGGGGGCATGATCGCCTAGAAACGGCAGTCCGCAATCGCCTGAGAGACTCGGGTGTGACCTTGGTGTGGTGTACGGCCCAGGCCGGCCCCCAGTTGATGGAGCAAGCTGAATCTCACGTGAGTTCCGCTGATTTAGTTATTGTTGTCACCGGATATGCCAGCCATAAACTGACGGAGAAGGCGATGAAGTCGGCTGAAAAATGTGGCAAAACCGTTGAGATGATCAACACCACGGGAATGATTCGCTGCTTGGAAGCCATTGAAGTCGGCCTGAAAACTCGCCTGCTGGCCCAACGCTTTGCGTCCTAA
- a CDS encoding HAD-IIB family hydrolase yields the protein MIQDHPLYLVLISVHGLIRGQNLELGRDADTGGQTKYVVELARELAKHPQVAQVDLVTRLVDDPKVSPDYAQAMEPLSEKARIIRLACGPRRYLRKEVLWPYLDVFADELLKYLRTQAHKPSVIHSHYADAGYVGCRVAGWLGVPLVFSGHSLGRVKRQRMLAQGAKADVIEEQFHFATRIEAEESTLGSADLVIASTHQEIEEQYRQYDHYRPQQMVVIPPGLDISRFYPYNRDDVLPPIPIQAELERFLLEPEKPMILCLSRPVPKKNVAALVKVYGEDPDLQAQANLVLVLGNRQDIAKSETGPKQVLTELLLLIDRYDLYGKVAYPKTHQADDVPELYRLAARLHGVFINPALTEPFGLTLIEAGACGLPILATADGGPRDIIAHCHNGLLFDPLNPEDIRQALHQALKNPAQWQVWSAQGIAGVRQHYAWTSHVEQYLQQIRQLSTSTNISLLNPVRQLLTLTPPPPVRHHLLETDRMLISDIDNTLLGDPESLRELIAALDQDKNLGFGVATGRHLESAIEILAAWAVPWPDVFITSVGSEIYYGPKLTPDTSWKHHINYRWRPDLVRQAMADFPGITLQAPENQRPHKISYLVDPDLAPTLTQILRHLRRQKLHVQGIYSHEQFLDLLPLRASKGDALRYFALKWNFAMGNLIVAGDSGNDEQMLMGNTLAVVVGNHSPELQKLKKHDSIYFAQAHYAGGILEGMAHYGFLEPPQKL from the coding sequence ATGATCCAAGACCATCCCCTTTACCTCGTGTTAATCAGTGTCCATGGTCTGATTCGAGGCCAAAATCTGGAATTGGGGCGAGATGCAGATACGGGGGGACAAACCAAATATGTGGTAGAACTAGCCCGAGAACTGGCTAAACATCCGCAAGTGGCCCAAGTGGATTTAGTGACGCGCCTGGTGGATGATCCCAAAGTTAGCCCTGACTATGCCCAGGCCATGGAACCCCTCTCAGAAAAAGCCAGAATTATCCGTTTAGCCTGTGGGCCCCGCCGTTATTTACGCAAAGAAGTTCTTTGGCCCTATCTCGATGTCTTTGCCGATGAATTATTGAAATATCTCCGGACTCAGGCCCATAAACCCAGTGTGATTCATAGTCACTATGCCGATGCCGGCTATGTGGGCTGTCGGGTTGCGGGTTGGTTGGGTGTGCCATTAGTCTTTTCAGGTCATTCTCTCGGCCGAGTTAAACGGCAACGGATGCTGGCTCAGGGGGCTAAGGCGGATGTCATTGAGGAGCAGTTCCATTTTGCCACCCGGATTGAGGCCGAGGAAAGTACCTTAGGCAGTGCGGATCTGGTCATTGCCAGTACCCACCAAGAAATTGAAGAGCAGTACCGTCAATACGATCATTATCGGCCACAGCAGATGGTGGTGATTCCCCCAGGCCTGGATATTAGTCGCTTTTATCCCTACAACCGGGATGATGTTTTACCCCCGATTCCAATCCAGGCCGAGCTAGAGCGGTTTTTACTAGAGCCGGAAAAGCCGATGATTTTGTGTTTGTCCAGGCCAGTACCCAAGAAAAACGTGGCCGCTTTGGTGAAAGTTTATGGGGAAGATCCAGACTTACAGGCCCAGGCCAACTTAGTTTTAGTGTTGGGCAACCGCCAGGACATCGCCAAAAGTGAAACGGGCCCCAAACAGGTCTTAACAGAGTTACTCCTGCTGATTGATCGCTATGACCTCTATGGCAAAGTGGCCTATCCCAAAACCCACCAGGCCGATGATGTCCCCGAACTCTATCGTTTAGCCGCCCGCTTACATGGGGTATTCATCAATCCCGCCCTGACGGAACCCTTTGGCCTAACCCTGATTGAAGCCGGGGCCTGTGGTTTACCGATTTTAGCCACGGCCGATGGGGGGCCACGGGATATTATTGCCCATTGTCACAATGGCCTGTTGTTTGACCCACTCAACCCGGAGGACATTCGCCAAGCCCTGCACCAAGCCCTCAAAAACCCAGCACAATGGCAGGTCTGGTCAGCCCAGGGAATAGCTGGAGTCCGCCAACACTATGCTTGGACGAGCCACGTTGAACAGTATCTCCAACAAATTCGCCAGCTTTCCACCAGCACCAATATTTCTCTCCTCAACCCTGTCCGCCAACTCCTCACCCTCACCCCGCCCCCTCCGGTTCGCCATCACCTTTTAGAAACCGATCGGATGTTAATTAGCGATATTGACAATACCTTGCTGGGAGATCCCGAGAGCCTGCGGGAGTTAATTGCAGCCCTAGATCAGGATAAAAATCTGGGGTTTGGAGTCGCCACAGGCCGCCATCTCGAAAGTGCCATTGAAATCTTGGCTGCCTGGGCTGTCCCCTGGCCGGATGTGTTTATTACATCTGTAGGTAGTGAAATTTATTACGGGCCCAAACTCACCCCCGATACCAGTTGGAAGCACCATATCAATTACCGTTGGCGGCCCGATTTAGTCCGACAGGCCATGGCTGACTTTCCCGGCATTACCCTACAAGCCCCAGAAAATCAACGTCCCCATAAAATTAGCTACCTAGTTGATCCTGATCTGGCCCCCACCCTAACCCAAATTCTCCGCCACCTCAGACGACAAAAACTCCATGTCCAAGGCATATATTCCCATGAGCAATTTTTAGACCTACTGCCCCTGCGCGCCTCCAAGGGGGATGCCCTCCGCTACTTTGCCCTCAAATGGAACTTTGCGATGGGAAATTTAATCGTGGCTGGTGATTCTGGCAATGATGAACAAATGTTGATGGGCAATACCTTGGCTGTAGTGGTGGGTAATCACAGTCCTGAATTGCAGAAACTCAAAAAACACGACAGCATCTATTTTGCCCAGGCCCACTATGCTGGGGGAATTTTAGAAGGGATGGCCCATTACGGCTTTTTAGAACCCCCTCAAAAACTCTAG